One Phaseolus vulgaris cultivar G19833 chromosome 2, P. vulgaris v2.0, whole genome shotgun sequence DNA window includes the following coding sequences:
- the LOC137810921 gene encoding serine/arginine-rich splicing factor SR45a — protein MNRRSIRCSVIRQNKTLTLRCLIRDSSSSPIKSSILGDLVEMADSPPRRNSRSPSPWRAQSRSRSRSRSRPRSRSRSFEKQRPRSRSRSRGRSRSRSNERTEAKNSGTTLYVTGLSSRVTERDLEEHFSKEGKVSSCFLVVEPRTRISRGFAFITMDNVEDANRCIKYLNQSVLEGRYITVERSRRKRARTPTPGHYLGLKSTRDYGFRGDRGRYRGGGSGRDDHAYRGERGRSPRRSPYRGGGRDYSPRHSPPPYAGRTRRDRSRSLPYSPYGSPDRRFARGSR, from the exons ATGAATCGAAGGTCAATTCGTTGCTCtgtgattcgacaaaacaaaaCCCTTACCCTTCGTTGTCTCATTCGTGACTCTTCTTCATCTCCGATCAAGAGCTCTATACTCGGAGATCTTGTTGAAATG GCCGATTCTCCACCAAGAAG GAATTCACGGTCCCCTTCCCCATGGAGGGCTCAGTCAAGATCGAGGTCAAGGTCTAGATCTAGGCCTAGGTCCCGATCTAgatcatttgaaaaacaaagGCCACGATCCCGCTCAAGAAGTCGTGGAAG atcaagatcaagaagtaATGAAAG GACGGAGGCTAAAAATTCAGGGACTACACTTTACGTCACTGGACTATCTTCAAGGGTCACTGAGAGAGACCTGGAGGAGCATTTCTCTAAGGAGGGAAAG GTTTCTTCTTGTTTTCTTGTGGTGGAGCCTCGTACTCGCATTTCACGAGGTTTTGCTTTTATTACAATGGATAATGTTGAGGATGCAAACCGCTGCATCAAATATCTCAATCAATCAGTTTTAGAGGGTCGCTATATCACTGTTGAGCGG TCACGAAGGAAGCGTGCAAGAACTCCTACACCTGGACACTATCTTGGCCTGAAAAGTACTAGAGACTATG GATTTCGCGGTGACCGTGGAAGGTATAGAGGTGGTGGATCTGGTCGTGATGATCATGCATATCGTGGAGAGCGTGGAAGATCTCCAAGGCGCTCACCTTATCGAGGTGGTGGTAGAGATTATTCACCAAGGCATTCACCGCCACCCTATGCTGGAAGAACTAGGAGGGATAGGTCCAGGTCACTTCCATACTCTCCGTATGGTAGTCCAGACAGGAGGTTTGCTCGTGGATCTAGGTGA